TTTTGTTGACGATTTTCATCCAATGCTCACTGTGATGAGGTGGTTGCGTATACACATATTCTGCCGAGTGACACATGAGGCAGTAACGGCTTGCGAGTTCACTCCCCGGACCGGGTTGATAGGAAATCGGATCAGCAGGAAGGGTGAGAATGGATACCGGTACTCCGTCATCGCCACCGGTCGGCAGTCCCCAGGCAAACTCCGTGGCCCCAACCAACAACAAGAAGATCAAAATACAGATCATGAGGTGGCCTCAGGATGCATGAATATTCACACTTTCGACCACATTGCGAAGATATCCACTTGGATTCCATCGGGCACTGAACCGCTGTGATTCTCCAATCCGATTGATGGCCAGTGATTGGAGTGCATACGTATGCCCGGGTTTCGGAATAAACTGGGCTTCCCACGGACGAAAGCTGAAATCTCCAAAGTCTTTACCTAATCGAGCGGACTGCCATTCTTGGCCTCCATCCACGGAGAGCAACACGCGATCAATGCCATACCCCTGGTCAAAGGCAATGCCTTTAATGGCGCAAGGCTTCCCTCCCGGTATGGCTTGACCATCTTCCATATTAGTAATAAAGGAACGAACGGGCATTTTCCCGATCGGCACGGTATCGGTTAGGGCTTCTCCGGGATTTACGCAATGACAGGCATTAGCCGGTAAGCGATAGGCCTGTTTCGTCCAAAAATTTTGATCGGCCTGATTGAGCACTTCAATATCATTCAGCATCTTTACCCAATAGGTGGCATACCAGCCAGGCGCCACGAGGCGAAGAGGAAAGCCGTTCAGCATGGGAAGGGCCTCCCCGTTCATGGAGTGAGCGACCAAAACCTCTTCCTGGAGCGCATCATCAAGGGTGAGAGATTTTCGAAAATCAGCGGTACCCTGCGCGACGGGTTGGTCCAGGCCATCGAACCTCACCTGCACTGCGTCCCCCGATAGGCCTGCCCGATGCAGGAGATCACGGAGTCTGATTCCTTTCCAATTGGCGTTTCCCATTGCTCCATTGCCCCATTGTCCGCCGGGCACCCGGGGTTGGAAAAACCCGCGACTATTTCCTCCGCATTGGCAGACAGCCGCAATTTCGACTTGTTCAAATTGAGTGTGTAAATCATGAAGACTCAATGATAAGGATTGATTGACTCGACCGCGAATAGTCAGCCGGAAAGTGTTCACGTCAATTTCCCTAGGGATATTGGCGAGATGCCAGCGAACAAAAAATGCATCATTGGGCGTGAAGATGTCTTCATTAAAAATATGAAAGGGGGTTTCCAATTGAGGAGGCCTTGTGGTCATCACCATGAGGGGCCGCTTCTGGGGAAAAGCCACCAATGGACGGCGACCCCGTTCGAACGGAAGAGTGATCGCCGGGGAATCGTTGGCCCAGAGAACTCTAGGGGTGAGTAGGCTTACCAACCCCAGAGCCAGACTTCCCTTCAATAAATGTCGACGGTCTATACCCGGTTTTCCTTCATTCTTCATAAGTCAATCTACCGTGGTTCTTCCAAAGAAATCATATAGCCTGTCCAGGTATAAATCAGGCCTTTATGTTTTTCCTTCGTGCTGCGAAGGCACGAATGGACTGCCTCACTTACGGTGTCCGGTCATCAGGCATTCCGGAAAACAGCATCATGTGCATTCCCGGGTTCCCATTTCCATAATCCGATTTTATTGACTATCCTGCAGATCATTCAGCTGAAAAGAGGGATTTGAGGGGAAGCGAAGTCCTTCCCTGATCTGCCAGCGACCAGATGGATAATTCAGGGAAGAGCCCCTGCTGGGGAAGCCTGCTTTTCTAGCAGGGT
The window above is part of the Nitrospiraceae bacterium genome. Proteins encoded here:
- a CDS encoding molybdopterin-dependent oxidoreductase, translating into MKNEGKPGIDRRHLLKGSLALGLVSLLTPRVLWANDSPAITLPFERGRRPLVAFPQKRPLMVMTTRPPQLETPFHIFNEDIFTPNDAFFVRWHLANIPREIDVNTFRLTIRGRVNQSLSLSLHDLHTQFEQVEIAAVCQCGGNSRGFFQPRVPGGQWGNGAMGNANWKGIRLRDLLHRAGLSGDAVQVRFDGLDQPVAQGTADFRKSLTLDDALQEEVLVAHSMNGEALPMLNGFPLRLVAPGWYATYWVKMLNDIEVLNQADQNFWTKQAYRLPANACHCVNPGEALTDTVPIGKMPVRSFITNMEDGQAIPGGKPCAIKGIAFDQGYGIDRVLLSVDGGQEWQSARLGKDFGDFSFRPWEAQFIPKPGHTYALQSLAINRIGESQRFSARWNPSGYLRNVVESVNIHAS